A genomic stretch from Mycobacterium cookii includes:
- a CDS encoding glycosyltransferase, whose translation MATILAYTSPALGHLLPTGALLSELARRGHAIHLRTLSTGVEIGQRLGFTTEAIDPRIEEIELDDWTATNPVASLKISVEVFGSRAMHEVADLAESVAHTRPDALLVDVNCWGAQSAADAGPIPWACFSPFTPPLRSPGVPPFGLGLRPMSGAVGRMRDAAVRTAVVKRLEKVMLLPINMIRAKVNAGPVGSMDEFLRRSPLLLVASGKPFQYSQTDWGAGVQMIGPCVLDSDPNPDPDWLASIDRPIVLVTTSSEKQADDNLVRTAMTALADEPVHVVATLPAGLPDGIVTSPNATVCQFVSHGAVLDRAVCAVTHGGMGATQKALAHGVPVCVVPYGRDQFEVARRVEVARCGTRLPAKKLSPSRLRAQVRKAMTMTDGAKRVAAGFAATGGVAHGADLFEHRVLGISKG comes from the coding sequence ATGGCGACGATACTGGCCTACACCTCCCCCGCGCTTGGTCACCTATTGCCAACTGGCGCACTGCTATCAGAGCTGGCCCGTCGCGGCCACGCCATTCATCTGCGCACGCTTTCCACCGGTGTCGAGATTGGCCAACGGCTCGGATTCACCACTGAGGCGATCGACCCGCGGATCGAGGAGATCGAGCTCGACGACTGGACGGCAACCAATCCTGTTGCGTCGCTCAAAATTTCAGTTGAGGTTTTCGGCTCCCGCGCCATGCACGAAGTCGCCGATCTGGCCGAATCGGTGGCGCATACACGCCCTGACGCACTACTTGTCGATGTGAATTGCTGGGGTGCTCAGTCAGCGGCTGATGCCGGTCCCATCCCGTGGGCTTGCTTCTCCCCGTTCACACCGCCGTTGCGGTCGCCGGGAGTGCCACCGTTCGGACTTGGTCTCAGACCGATGTCAGGTGCGGTGGGCCGGATGCGTGATGCCGCCGTGCGGACAGCGGTGGTGAAACGTCTCGAAAAGGTAATGCTGTTGCCGATCAACATGATTCGCGCGAAGGTCAATGCAGGGCCGGTCGGGTCGATGGACGAGTTCTTGCGCCGGTCGCCCCTGTTACTCGTCGCCAGCGGCAAGCCGTTTCAGTACTCACAGACCGATTGGGGCGCTGGGGTGCAGATGATCGGACCCTGCGTGCTTGACTCCGATCCGAACCCGGATCCCGACTGGCTGGCCTCGATCGACCGGCCAATCGTGCTCGTCACCACATCGTCGGAGAAACAGGCCGACGATAACCTTGTCCGGACGGCAATGACTGCATTGGCCGACGAGCCGGTGCACGTGGTCGCAACCCTGCCGGCTGGGCTGCCAGACGGAATTGTGACGTCGCCCAACGCGACGGTGTGCCAGTTCGTCTCGCACGGCGCCGTTCTCGACCGCGCGGTGTGCGCGGTGACCCATGGTGGGATGGGCGCGACTCAAAAGGCGCTCGCCCATGGTGTACCCGTGTGTGTCGTGCCCTACGGCCGTGACCAATTCGAGGTCGCCCGGCGCGTGGAGGTAGCCCGATGCGGTACCCGTCTACCGGCCAAGAAACTTTCGCCGTCGCGGCTACGAGCGCAGGTGCGAAAAGCGATGACTATGACTGACGGTGCAAAACGGGTCGCGGCAGGTTTCGCGGCCACCGGCGGGGTGGCCCACGGCGCTGATCTCTTCGAGCACCGAGTCCTTGGCATCAGCAAAGGCTGA
- a CDS encoding M4 family metallopeptidase, with the protein MCTASGRFIIPAAVLRRLADDDSIPQESRQALLDSAAAEASWRELRKAHTDATQAGFVAKGITSLRLAGVLAPVPAVTVYDCKNTESLPGAPVSDPGKSPDLTARRAFDATTAVVDFYRECFGRNSVDDAGMTLMSSIHYSVRYDNAFWNGSQMTYGDGDGRVFTDFTKSDDVIGHELTHGVTQFTAGLDYSDEPGALNESVSDVFGAMFHQWRAKQTVAKADWLIGPGVLGPVALAKGYTCLRNMADPGSRQCLSPQPSRYRDYVAGGDPHENSGIPNHAFYLAAKAIGGNAWEKAGKVWYAALTSDKARPSTGFGDFAALTRAAAKSLFPSDTKVYRGVDDAWTHVGIPNPDASA; encoded by the coding sequence ATGTGCACTGCGAGCGGCCGCTTCATCATTCCCGCAGCTGTCCTGCGCAGGCTCGCCGACGATGACTCCATCCCGCAGGAGTCGCGGCAAGCGCTCCTCGACAGCGCGGCGGCGGAGGCCTCGTGGCGAGAACTACGGAAGGCCCACACGGACGCGACGCAGGCCGGCTTCGTCGCAAAAGGGATCACCAGCCTTCGTCTCGCGGGTGTGCTCGCGCCTGTCCCGGCGGTGACCGTCTACGACTGCAAAAACACCGAATCACTGCCCGGTGCGCCGGTTTCGGATCCCGGCAAAAGCCCGGACTTGACGGCGAGACGTGCATTCGATGCGACCACCGCGGTCGTCGACTTCTACCGGGAATGCTTCGGACGGAATTCCGTTGACGATGCCGGCATGACGCTGATGTCGTCGATTCACTACAGCGTGCGCTACGACAACGCCTTCTGGAACGGCAGCCAGATGACGTACGGGGACGGCGACGGCAGGGTTTTCACCGACTTCACGAAGTCCGACGACGTCATCGGCCACGAACTCACCCACGGCGTCACCCAATTCACCGCCGGCCTGGACTACTCGGACGAGCCTGGCGCACTCAACGAAAGTGTGTCCGACGTATTCGGCGCAATGTTCCACCAGTGGCGGGCAAAGCAGACCGTCGCGAAAGCGGACTGGCTGATCGGACCGGGCGTACTCGGTCCAGTGGCCCTCGCAAAGGGGTACACGTGCCTGCGCAACATGGCTGATCCCGGTTCGCGGCAATGCCTTTCGCCGCAGCCGTCACGCTATCGCGACTATGTCGCCGGAGGCGACCCGCACGAGAACAGTGGCATCCCGAACCACGCCTTCTATCTGGCGGCCAAGGCTATTGGCGGAAATGCCTGGGAGAAAGCCGGAAAAGTCTGGTACGCGGCGCTCACCAGTGATAAGGCCCGGCCGTCCACCGGCTTCGGCGACTTCGCCGCGCTGACTCGTGCCGCCGCCAAATCGCTGTTCCCCAGCGACACCAAGGTCTACCGCGGCGTCGACGATGCATGGACGCACGTCGGTATCCCAAACCCCGATGCATCGGCCTGA
- a CDS encoding putative bifunctional diguanylate cyclase/phosphodiesterase, producing MSIRRPLQRMAPLLALSVAVGVALALLPIFRWGGEGAVRTVDSLTLVALSMYATVCAVQAARSDPGPGRRAWTMMALALTVRTVGSMIWAFRVIALRPNTIPSPPDLWYVAFTLLTAVAMILFPSGPLQGSRLRTVLDGVTATLCLFLLMWMTALHGLYNSYISHQGVPVLRLLFAMGDLVVLTTALLVIGRAEPRYRSALWLITTATALVTATDAGYGHLIGTGRFHTGSLVDLGWAAGSIAFAAAAHLSCRPPAARRPASVPSNSSLWLPYVPLLLAGTIGPAIVMSGLEAIIVPFIMTAVCVRQSVAAWENRRLLAATADQALRDPLTGLANRTLFHDRLTHAMMLRQRDARSVAVVSVDIDDFKMVNDSLGHPVADTILVRVGERIVGSVRPGDTVARMGGDEFALLLEGEEDQSYVVAGRVVEAFDQPFVVEGEKMLLHPSVGIAVASSDEPDLVPEALMKRADVAMYAAKRSRSLGLHSFSPDMALAGLDVTALARRPTDRPAGDGAAQIRLLGELRRAIDHAELDLVYQPKMHLRSGRVVGLEALLRWPHPQLGVLRPDEFMALVRQHGLMRQVTEFVVTRALDDAVRWEIAGVDVAVAVNVFAPDLQDAGLPDALCGALRSRGLRPSLLTVEITEDVILSDIDRVTAVLHRLREQGIRVAIDDFGSGFSALSYLRDLPIDEVKLDRQFISSITEDTRAAAVVRAVIDLTHELDVTVVAEGIEDAGTADWLREHGCDIGQGYYFGAPVAASMVPELIGAR from the coding sequence GTGAGCATTCGTCGACCGCTGCAGCGCATGGCGCCACTGCTGGCCCTGTCGGTTGCCGTCGGCGTTGCATTGGCGTTGTTGCCGATCTTCCGGTGGGGAGGCGAGGGTGCGGTACGTACCGTCGACAGCCTGACCCTGGTGGCGTTGTCGATGTATGCGACGGTCTGCGCGGTACAGGCTGCTCGGTCTGACCCTGGGCCCGGCCGCAGGGCGTGGACGATGATGGCGCTGGCACTTACCGTCCGGACCGTCGGAAGCATGATTTGGGCTTTTCGCGTAATCGCCCTGAGGCCCAACACTATTCCATCGCCGCCGGACCTCTGGTACGTCGCATTCACTCTGCTGACAGCGGTGGCGATGATCCTGTTCCCGAGTGGGCCGCTACAGGGGTCACGGCTGCGCACCGTCCTTGACGGCGTCACGGCGACGTTGTGCCTTTTTCTGCTGATGTGGATGACCGCGCTACACGGTCTATACAACAGCTACATCTCGCATCAAGGCGTACCCGTCCTGCGGCTGCTCTTCGCGATGGGCGACCTCGTGGTGTTGACCACGGCCCTATTGGTCATCGGGCGCGCCGAGCCGCGGTATCGGAGCGCGCTGTGGCTAATCACTACGGCGACAGCTTTGGTGACGGCCACCGACGCCGGCTACGGCCATCTCATCGGGACTGGCCGCTTTCACACCGGCAGTCTGGTTGATCTCGGCTGGGCTGCTGGATCAATCGCGTTCGCTGCCGCGGCACATCTGAGTTGTCGTCCGCCGGCAGCGCGTCGACCGGCCTCTGTCCCGTCGAATTCGTCGCTATGGCTGCCGTACGTTCCTCTGTTGCTGGCCGGCACCATAGGACCGGCGATCGTCATGTCGGGTCTGGAGGCGATCATCGTGCCATTCATCATGACCGCTGTGTGTGTGCGGCAGTCGGTGGCCGCTTGGGAGAACCGGCGACTGCTGGCCGCCACTGCCGACCAAGCGCTCCGGGATCCCCTGACCGGGCTGGCCAACCGCACACTTTTCCACGATCGGCTCACCCACGCGATGATGCTTCGACAGCGCGACGCCCGCTCGGTGGCCGTCGTATCGGTCGATATCGACGACTTCAAAATGGTCAATGACAGCCTGGGTCACCCGGTTGCCGACACCATTCTGGTCCGCGTCGGCGAGCGCATCGTCGGCAGCGTGCGGCCGGGTGACACCGTCGCGAGAATGGGTGGCGACGAATTCGCCCTATTGCTCGAGGGCGAGGAGGACCAGTCCTATGTGGTGGCCGGCCGCGTCGTTGAAGCCTTCGACCAGCCGTTCGTCGTCGAAGGTGAAAAGATGCTCTTGCATCCCAGCGTCGGTATAGCGGTGGCGTCGTCGGACGAGCCGGATCTCGTGCCAGAGGCACTGATGAAGCGCGCCGACGTGGCCATGTACGCCGCCAAGCGCTCGCGCTCTTTGGGCCTGCATTCATTCAGCCCGGACATGGCGCTGGCCGGGCTCGACGTGACGGCACTGGCGCGGCGCCCCACCGATCGTCCTGCCGGTGACGGGGCTGCGCAGATTCGTCTGCTTGGTGAGTTGCGCCGAGCGATCGATCACGCCGAACTGGATCTGGTGTACCAACCGAAAATGCATCTGCGTTCTGGCCGGGTCGTCGGGCTGGAGGCCTTATTACGTTGGCCGCACCCGCAGCTGGGTGTGTTGCGACCGGACGAGTTCATGGCGCTCGTGCGCCAGCACGGACTGATGCGACAAGTGACCGAATTCGTGGTGACCAGGGCTCTTGACGATGCGGTGCGTTGGGAGATCGCGGGGGTGGATGTGGCGGTCGCGGTGAATGTGTTTGCCCCGGACCTGCAGGATGCTGGATTGCCCGATGCGCTGTGCGGGGCGCTGCGGAGCCGCGGTCTTCGACCTTCATTGCTAACTGTCGAGATCACCGAGGATGTGATCCTCAGCGACATCGACCGGGTGACGGCTGTGCTGCACCGGTTGCGCGAACAAGGCATTCGCGTTGCGATCGACGACTTCGGCAGCGGCTTTTCGGCGCTGTCCTACCTACGCGACCTGCCCATCGACGAGGTGAAGCTGGACCGCCAATTCATCTCGTCGATCACGGAAGACACGCGTGCCGCCGCGGTGGTGCGTGCCGTGATCGACCTCACCCACGAGCTGGACGTCACCGTGGTCGCCGAGGGCATCGAAGACGCTGGCACCGCCGATTGGCTGCGCGAGCACGGCTGCGACATCGGGCAGGGCTACTACTTCGGAGCACCCGTTGCCGCCTCGATGGTCCCTGAGCTGATCGGCGCACGATGA
- a CDS encoding thiolase family protein codes for MSVSDEIWILGIRMTKFGKHADKDTVDLAAEAATGALADAGVTMADIGVIAAGNLMAANAGIGQQLQKQIGQTGIPVYNVANACATGATALRTAIMAVKAGEVKYGLAVGVEKLSGAGLLGAGGQKKDTADVWEPKGRYGAVAPVDGRIGTEAMPGVFAQIGTEYGHKYGGTSFELFAKISEKNHAHSTLNPLAAYQKKFTLEQIMNDVMIAYPNTRPMCSANCDGAAAAVVCNGETVKSLSLEQRRRAVKVSASILTTDPYEAGCQVLPNVNTLTRNAAATAYEQAGIGPSDLDLVELHDCFATAELVHYDNLMLCEKGGAADFFNSGATWRDGTTPVNVSGGLQSKGHPIAATGIANIWEICHHLRGEAGDRQIENAKVGLAHVIGLGSACGVHILEKSAA; via the coding sequence ATGAGCGTCAGCGACGAGATCTGGATTCTTGGGATCCGGATGACCAAATTCGGCAAGCACGCGGACAAGGACACCGTCGATCTGGCGGCCGAGGCCGCGACCGGCGCGCTCGCCGATGCGGGCGTGACGATGGCCGACATCGGGGTGATCGCGGCCGGGAATCTGATGGCGGCAAATGCCGGCATCGGTCAGCAGCTGCAAAAGCAGATCGGCCAGACCGGCATCCCGGTGTACAACGTGGCCAATGCGTGCGCGACCGGAGCCACCGCCCTGCGCACCGCGATCATGGCGGTCAAGGCCGGCGAAGTGAAATACGGATTGGCGGTCGGCGTGGAGAAGCTGTCCGGCGCCGGATTGCTCGGCGCCGGTGGCCAGAAGAAGGACACCGCCGACGTGTGGGAGCCGAAAGGTCGTTACGGCGCCGTCGCGCCGGTCGACGGACGCATCGGCACCGAAGCCATGCCGGGAGTCTTCGCGCAGATAGGCACGGAGTACGGACACAAGTACGGCGGCACGAGTTTCGAGCTGTTCGCCAAGATCAGCGAGAAGAACCACGCTCACTCGACGCTGAATCCGCTGGCCGCCTACCAGAAGAAGTTCACCCTCGAGCAGATCATGAACGACGTCATGATCGCCTACCCGAACACCCGGCCGATGTGTTCGGCCAACTGCGACGGCGCCGCTGCTGCGGTGGTGTGCAACGGCGAGACAGTGAAGTCGCTGTCGCTGGAACAACGCCGACGCGCGGTGAAAGTGTCGGCGTCGATTCTGACCACCGATCCCTACGAGGCGGGTTGTCAGGTGCTGCCGAACGTCAACACGCTGACCCGCAACGCCGCTGCGACCGCCTACGAGCAGGCCGGTATCGGCCCGAGCGATCTCGACCTCGTCGAGTTGCACGACTGCTTCGCCACCGCTGAGCTGGTGCACTACGACAACCTGATGTTGTGCGAAAAGGGCGGCGCGGCAGACTTTTTCAACTCCGGTGCGACGTGGCGCGACGGCACGACACCGGTGAATGTGTCGGGCGGCCTGCAGTCCAAGGGCCATCCCATCGCGGCGACCGGGATCGCCAACATCTGGGAGATCTGCCATCACCTCCGCGGCGAGGCCGGCGACCGCCAGATCGAGAACGCCAAAGTCGGTCTGGCCCATGTGATTGGGCTCGGATCGGCTTGCGGCGTGCACATCCTGGAGAAGTCAGCAGCCTAG
- a CDS encoding HTTM domain-containing protein, with the protein MAFGAVAIGWTLSLLPDLYALFGRHGVEPQQPESAYQWSVFAIWTSDRVLLIGWILLLLSSVALTIGWHSRLAALAVFVLILSFQHRDVWVFNSGDLAVRIEALFLAISPCGAALSLDQARSTGKFWSAQQRPQWPVRLMQVQLSLIYLASAQAKLNGNAWPQGTAVSYALRLPDMLLLPIPHWFTTSALLINVVTWAALAIELSIGILLWNKRLRPWVLAAGVVMHTMIMVTIAVGFFTLAVFVLYLAFVPPDLVERLPRSAKDMARKLVALARPGPKSRNQKEISDAAADDGAAAEFRAESPSAAGTIAED; encoded by the coding sequence ATGGCGTTCGGAGCGGTGGCGATCGGCTGGACACTCTCTCTGCTCCCTGATCTATATGCGTTGTTCGGCCGGCACGGAGTCGAGCCGCAGCAGCCTGAGAGTGCCTATCAGTGGAGTGTTTTCGCGATCTGGACCAGTGACCGTGTGCTGCTTATCGGATGGATCCTGCTGCTGCTGTCTTCGGTGGCGCTGACGATCGGTTGGCACAGCCGACTGGCCGCTCTGGCGGTATTTGTGCTGATTCTGTCGTTCCAGCACCGCGACGTGTGGGTGTTCAATTCCGGCGATCTCGCTGTGCGCATCGAGGCCTTGTTCCTTGCGATCTCGCCGTGCGGGGCGGCGCTTTCGCTCGACCAAGCGCGCAGCACCGGCAAGTTCTGGTCGGCGCAGCAGCGCCCGCAATGGCCGGTGCGGTTGATGCAAGTGCAGCTGTCGTTGATCTATCTCGCCTCGGCGCAGGCCAAGTTGAATGGCAATGCGTGGCCGCAGGGCACCGCCGTGTCCTACGCTCTGCGGCTGCCGGACATGCTGCTGCTGCCTATACCGCACTGGTTTACGACCAGCGCGCTCCTGATAAACGTCGTCACCTGGGCCGCGCTGGCCATCGAGCTGTCAATTGGGATTCTGTTGTGGAACAAGCGATTACGGCCTTGGGTGCTGGCGGCGGGCGTCGTGATGCACACCATGATCATGGTTACCATCGCGGTTGGATTCTTTACCCTGGCCGTGTTCGTCCTCTATCTCGCGTTCGTCCCACCCGACTTAGTGGAGCGTCTTCCGCGAAGCGCCAAAGATATGGCGAGGAAGCTGGTGGCGCTTGCTCGGCCTGGGCCGAAATCCAGGAATCAGAAGGAGATTTCGGACGCGGCAGCAGACGACGGAGCTGCCGCCGAATTCCGGGCCGAAAGTCCGAGTGCCGCTGGGACTATCGCCGAAGACTAG
- a CDS encoding protealysin inhibitor emfourin produces the protein MGDRYFIERYGGLAGLKASGAVDGDALNPDDRQTLEQLLDSEEAFAGDTGHDRYTYVVRRENASGSTTRHIPESLMPSAVASIVKADI, from the coding sequence ATGGGCGATCGGTATTTCATCGAACGCTACGGCGGCTTGGCAGGCCTCAAGGCCAGCGGCGCCGTCGATGGTGATGCCCTGAATCCCGATGATCGCCAGACGCTGGAGCAGCTGCTCGACAGCGAGGAAGCCTTTGCGGGAGACACCGGCCACGACCGCTACACCTACGTCGTGCGGCGAGAGAACGCGTCGGGAAGCACAACGCGCCACATTCCCGAGAGTCTGATGCCGAGTGCGGTGGCGAGCATCGTGAAAGCCGATATCTGA